The genomic region ttcaacgcaaaaataatttatcaattcgaaccagtagttcctgagattaccgcgttcaaacaaacaaactctttagctttataatattagtatagataaatacaaacatataatcaagatattcattgaataaataatttaaatgattacGAAAAAGAATCTTCTAAAAATTGGCGCTTTAATCTCGACCAGAATATTTACTGAAAGCCATAATAACATCGATTCGTCACATAGATTTTAAACACATTATCGACGTAATTCACAAGGTCAAGTTTTTTATCGATGACTCAATAGAAATTTATTTCGGAAAAGATATATATCAGCTTCATAATcgcttaattaaaaacttttgagCTGACGTAAAAACATTCTTAAGATTGTGTTTCTATCATTTGatgtatctttatttatttaattgaaaactaGCTATTGCGCGGGGCTTCGCTCAAGCgggaaattccagaaaaatAGTAGCCCACGTCACTGCTGaaagtctattctatatctgtgcaaattttcgtgaaaatcaatccagtagtttttgagtttattcgtaacaaaaacaaatattttctctttattattcttataagCAACACACTCAAGTGTTGGTAAAAAGCGTGCTCGTCATCCCTTAGTCTTCGCTAACCAGATCAGTACCGAAGCATTTTTTGGAATTCACTCCAGgagaaatttaagaaaaatcttcgtaacagaaaattatacatattattaattaattatataattatacatatacgaCCACTGGAATAAGCCTAGCCGTTGgcggattaaaaaaaactttacctACCCTCATTAATTATACGGTGAACTTACAATGAgcaatttattttgtcatttgtTTGAGTCCCCATTAGTCTTTGGATGTAGGTATATTCTGAAGGCTGTGATGTGGTGGATAGGTAAGAAGCTGAAGACGGTggaagttacatacatacatatagttacgtctatatatgtacctcgcgagctagacagagccagcagtttaaaaagactgataggccacggtcagctatttggctcaatgatataattgcggttcaaatagtgactgttgctagcccattgcctaaaaaaacgAAACGcacgtttgtaagcctatcccttagtcgccttttacgacatccatgggaaagaggtggagtggtcctattcttttttgtattggtgccgggaaccacacggcactttgataatcaatttaaattactattaatTTCCCACTGATGTCTGTATCTACTTCCCCACAGGTCTCATCCTAGTACATCAAGCTATATCTGCACAAGGTACAGGGCAGGATTACTCTGAAAATTTCGTATGCGGCACCGACGGTGTAACTTACGCCAGCAGTCATTTCATTTTAGCTCAGCTACTTCATAAAAACGTGGCCGTGAAGCACAAAGGGAGGTGTGACCTTCGAGATACTCCAATAAAGAAGATGTTACGATGCGATGTTGTCTATGGCTCTGAAGGACGGTTGGGTATAGAGGATTATACCAGAGacgatggaaggaatttaaaaaatcctggGACGAGGCTGACGTGGTCTGGAAACGTAGATAACAGAAAGCAGGAGAACAATGATGCCGTGGGGGTTAATATTGGAATTAAGGGTATTTTAGCTCAACTATAGACttttcgtgtggttcccgacattgccgtgtggttcccggcaccaataaaaaaaaaaagaataggaccactccatctcgttcggttcccatggatgtcgtaaaaggcgactaagggataggcttataaacttgggattcttcttttaggcgatgggctagcaacccgtcactatttgaatctcaattctatcattaagccaaacagctgaacgtggcctatcagtcttttcaagactgttggctctgtctaccccgtaagggataaagaggtgatcatatgtatgtatgtatagactTTTTCCAATATAcataactttctctgattggcccggatcttggatgtttatctatatatacgaATGCCTTCAAAAACATCCTATAAAAAACCCAAGTCTCGCAGCTCACTCTTTCTACTGTATAAAGTTGTGAGATCCATGTAATACCAAGtcggttaatctatttagtctctacttaaaggaccttctgtcttaaattattacataagttattatcatgcaatattaaaatattttatgattcatTACAACTActattattaagtttatacACTATAAAATCTATGCTgtgctgtgccgtgtggttcccggcataggaccactccatctctttcccatggatgtcgtaaaaggcgactaaggaataggcttacaaacttgggattctttttttaggcaaagggctagcaacctgtcactatttgaatctctattctatcataaagctatacagcttaacgtggccctCAGCCTATTCAagatagtccacgttcagctatttggctttaagatagaattgagattcaaatagtgacaggttactagcccatctgAAGagcaaataaatctattagcattatttatgtatcttgatcaaattaaggacgtcctggtaaagggtcaggttaaaagtacccgaaaccgctgagcttgcatgtagagagttatgaatgtggatgaagcaaaggaagcaTTGCAGCATTGCAagaatgcagagatcgtggcaagtggaaagaggtagtctctacctacccctccgggaaagaggcgtgattttatgtatgtatgtattatttttgaacTTACATGAGAGCATCGGTAAACCTCAGTATCGGAGCCATTTGCAGCACCAGTATGAAGATACGGAGCCAGTGACGTCGGGTCACCTCGTTGGTAACCGAATCTTGCTGTTTGTCCTGTGCATACCtggtaaattaaaagtttgttaATAGCAAAAGTCACAGGTAAGAGAGATGAGAGACAATTAAAAGGGCTAGGTATAGACAtgtatatgaattaataaatattttaaagatccttcgtagatagatagatactctttattgcatcataagaaaaagaaaacaaaaaaaacacaggtaatgaggtacaaaggcggacttatcgctaaagcaactcttccagtcaaccttcgTAGATACAGAGGCAGGCTTTTGAAACATGTATGAAAACTCATGATCGAAACATTACTTACATTCTTATAGACACAGCGGTGTTCACAAACGCGGGAAACAGTATGAAGGCAAGTGTCCAACCGAAAGCTTCCATTTCCTGAGCCAAATAGTACCTCACGGCTATATTCAGGTCCACAGCTAGGTCCACAAAGTGGCCAATAATTGCTACAACGTACATGATTAAGTCTAAATTGGTGATAGATATGTTTTTCGGCATCCTATCTGGCTCGTCGTAAGAATGCCCATTTTGAAGCAATTCGCGAACAGCTTTTGGCATTTCGGAtattagattttataatatgattaataaagatttttaagtatttactcGTTATTTAATAGTTATTAAAAAGGAAAGTAGCGTCGTCTTGCTTGGCGTGTACGTTTGGTTTagctttgtttacatttttgacATTATACTGACAGATCTTTACCGAACATGGTCTTGACATtggttttcttaaaattttcccATTCCGATGGCATTGGCTCCACCCTTTCATTCATCATCCTATGATTTGTTACCCGGTTGCACAATAATTCATCTCATCAAGAGACATCTTGTTGCCTTTCCGTCTAGCCTATCCTCGGTCCCGACAATATATCAAGTGGCAGCTATCACAAAATTGTCTTCTGTCCTCCTTCGAAATATATCAttgtcatacatacaatattgttacatctatatcctttgcggagtagacagagtcaacaatcttgaaaagactaagtCCACGTTCAACTGGATGGCTTTATgttgtaattgagattcaaatagtgacaggttgctagcctatcgcctacaaggaattccaagtttataagcctatccctaagtcacctttacgacatccatggggaagaaatagtgtttttattctatagtgccggaaacatgaagagagttatgaatgtggatgaagcaaaggaagtatgcagggatcgtgacaagtggaaagaggtagtctctgcctacccctccgggaaagaggcgtgagtttatgtatgtatgtatgtgccggaaaccacatggcAATTCATTGCCATAATTTACCCGAACTAAAAAAACGGATCTCGTTTGTCATTactgtcaatgtcatttaTGACAATAACAATCGTATCGTGTCGCTGCGCTGGAATGGCAGCAGTAAAtcccaaaaattaaaattaaatttcttgtAATTTGTAGTACATTCACTGCTGAAAAAATTCATTTACAATGGTGTCACGAAGTTTAACTGAAGTGTTTTTGTTAATGCGTAACAATGCAATACACAGCCGACATATATTCGCAGAACAGGTGCGgcataaatattgatttatttgtttttacgcAATGATACAATTTTTATCTAGAATACTGTGCCCCTAGGGAATTGGGTATTATAATTTGATATCACAATGTTTTCTTACCACGCACGAAAAATAGTACAAGTATGTGCTAGAAATTAAGAacgatttcttattttattcaagtGCAATTTGGCTGTTACACTACCTGTCTaagacgactaagggtaaggctaataaacttgagattcttcttgtaggtgatgggctggcaacctgtcactatttgaatctcaattacatcattactTTCAGTCTGTtaaatggctctgtctaccctgcaagggatataaacgtgactttatgtttgTACACTACCTGAAAACATCTACAGTATCTCTCATTTTAAGCTCCAATTGATTGGCCTTGATTTAGTACCATGACCACATGTAGAGAGAGTCATGACATATAGGTACTGTGCCATGGTCCATACCAACTTCTTTTCTCTGCATTATCAAACATTTTATGCTCAATTGTTATTTTACGTTTTGCTTATGAATTCCAGAGCGGTCAGTCGGAACGTGTGAGATTGATGAGAAGCAGCTCGCAAGATGCTGAAGCAGGTGTTGAACTCCGAACAGAATCCAATGCCCCTCCACCGTGGACTGACACATTGGAAGAACTACATTATGTTATTACCAGGtgacaattttgttttacatttaacaaacttttaagaaattattgccacttacaaaaaatattggctTCAAAGAAACTTAttaaagattattaaaaaaaaaactaattaattaaaattcaaattaaaaacatcctggtaaagggtcaagtcaaaagtacccaaaaccgcgattgaagcgaaggaagtatgcagagatcgtggcaagtggaaagaggtagtctctgcctacccctccgggaaagaggtgtgattttatgtatgtatgttctcagAAACTATGACTTTTATCAGACTGAAAATACTCATGTCTTGGCATGTTCTCATTTGCACCCTCTGCCGTTAAGCAACGTGGCCTGGGGTTCCGCTTTCCTACTGCCTTCTCACCTTCTAAGATTATTGGTCCAGTAGATAATGCGTGAAGCAGCAACAAACGAACTGACTTTTGCATTTTTCATATTAGTCGGGATTGTCTTTCAAGTGGTTTCCGACAcggtatttacatttatatttaccattatttatttatcaaattaaggacgtcctggtaaagggtcaggtcaaaagtacccgaaacctctgggcttgcatgaagagagttatgaatgtggatgaagcgaaggaagtatgcagagatcgtggcaagtggaaagaggtagtctctgcctacccctccgggaaagaggcgtgatttttatgtatgtatgtatgtataacgaTATTTCAACCATACAATGCAAATATGTTACAAATTCCTTCTTAAAGAACAAGCATAATGTAAtttcaaataagaaaaaagaaaacattatcAAAAGATAGTTTGGACAGAATACATCATCATCTTTTTTAAAACAGCGCAAATATTTCACTCATTTTagcatattatattattatattattgccgtgtggtttccggcaccaatacaaaaaagaataggaccactccatctctttcccatggatgtcgtaatagccgactaaggggtaggcttataaacttgggattcttcttttaggcgatgggctagcaacctgtcactatttgaatctcaatcctatcttaaagccataaagctgaacgtggcccatcagtctttgcaagactgtaggccctgtttaccccgcaggggatatagacgtgattatatgtatgtatgtatgtattttagcaTATTTCCCGTACTTTCAGACTTAAAACCAAATTGTCCGAATTGCAAGCGCGCCACGAGCGGCAGATCCGGCGGCCGGCGTTAGACGATACCAGTGAACAGCAACATATAGGAAGACTGACGTCCGAGATAGGAAGGCATTTCAATACCGCACACAGTCACTTGACAGCTATCAAGGCGCAAATGAGGCatggttagtatttaaatataatgtatacgtgacaaattacatgtattgagttagccttgatgtaagttcgaaacttgtgttacgtgatactaactcaacgatacatacatataatcacgtctatatcccttgcggtgtagacagagccaacagtcttgtaaagactaacagaccacgttcagctgtttggttttaagatagaattaagattcaaatagtgacaggttcctagcccatcgcctaaaagaagaatcctgagtttataagcctattactacatccatgggaaagagatggagtggtcctattcttttttctattggtgccgggaaccacacggcaaaaactCAAAGAtgctgtattttataataaatactagttGTTGCAATAACAATTTAATGTGTAGactatttacgagtatttctACGTATGTTGTGTTATTTGTACGCTTATAAGGCGGGAAGCAAAGCACTAAATATAAcgcaatataataataatattattaattattaacaattaataatattgtaaccTGTTTTCATTGGTTGACTATCAGTAGATATATAGGAAGACGCTAGCTACAATAATATAGGAAGACTGAAAGTGGAGATTGGAAGACATTTGAATACCGCACGCAACACTTAACAGCTATCAACGCGCAAATGAGATAGGGTAAGTTGTTGCAACAACAACTTAAAGTAACCCGTCAGGTCAGAAACCACAtcaacttaaaaaattaactgcGTTTTTGCCTGACAATTCATTCTTTTTCGCAGGCAGCAAAACAGAGCAGAAACTAACAGCGAACGTAGTTCTGGCCCTCGTCACGACACTCCAAGAGTTGAGCATCCAATTCAGATCAGCTCAATCCAACTACCTCCGTTCCCTCACCTCCAGAGAGGAAAGGTCGAACGCTTACTTCGACCTGCCGAACTTTGAGGAACTAAGTTTAGATGACAACGAATTAACCGGTCTATCGAGTAACCAAACCGATTTGCTTTTTTCGTTACCGAGTACATCCGGTACCCAAAAAGGCTACGATGACCCAGAGACGTATGAGAAACAGGTTATGAGTCAAAAACAGTTGCTCCTTTTACAAGAGGAAAACACAAAGATGATCTCGGAGAGGGAGGAAGAGGTTAACAAAATTGTTAGATCTATAACGGActtgaatgaaatattcaaagatCTAGGCCAAATGGTACACGAACAGGGTACTATATTGGACAGGATAGATTACAATATTGAGCAAACGCAGACTCAAGTGTACGAAGGTTTAAAACAATTGCAGAAAGCTGATAGTTATCATAGGAAAAATAGAAAGATGCATTGTATATTAATACTGGCTGTGTTTGTTGTAGTTTTGTTTGCTTTGTTGGTAATTGTTAAGAGTTAGTTAAGgtaggatgaatgaaagcaggttgactaagcagatatacaaggagagtgtggagggaatggtcggagtgggaaggcctagacgaacgtatcttgatcaaattaaggacgtcctggcaaagggtcaggtcaagagtacccgaaaccgccgaccttgcatgaaaagagttatgaatgtggatgaagcgaaagaagtatgcagaggtcgtggcaagtggaaagtagtagtctctgcctacc from Amyelois transitella isolate CPQ chromosome 24, ilAmyTran1.1, whole genome shotgun sequence harbors:
- the LOC106140603 gene encoding syntaxin-16; this translates as MVSRSLTEVFLLMRNNAIHSRHIFAEQSGQSERVRLMRSSSQDAEAGVELRTESNAPPPWTDTLEELHYVITRLKTKLSELQARHERQIRRPALDDTSEQQHIGRLTSEIGRHFNTAHSHLTAIKAQMRHGSKTEQKLTANVVLALVTTLQELSIQFRSAQSNYLRSLTSREERSNAYFDLPNFEELSLDDNELTGLSSNQTDLLFSLPSTSGTQKGYDDPETYEKQVMSQKQLLLLQEENTKMISEREEEVNKIVRSITDLNEIFKDLGQMVHEQGTILDRIDYNIEQTQTQVYEGLKQLQKADSYHRKNRKMHCILILAVFVVVLFALLVIVKS